In a genomic window of Syngnathus typhle isolate RoL2023-S1 ecotype Sweden linkage group LG4, RoL_Styp_1.0, whole genome shotgun sequence:
- the LOC133152377 gene encoding WASP homolog-associated protein with actin, membranes and microtubules, giving the protein MNNIECERPDSLDEWVAVKSNIFEEADVFKLGFIVQWNVIECRFAVTCHNRTLQRRRRKEEFGVTGEHQSSWAGLFSVSDLKHIHQQLTCVGDVLAACFPDLSEFEDGSIWDVLFPSRKYASDDEWRDSDAPCRKLEKYFSTAIDVCGRTIVLDTLFSQDARDVEDYFENLQEFKKKSMHDEMSRSKGHLRQLLQSHDGADRMVTLLAIYAQEDEAYQDLVTVATTFFQYLLQPFRDMRELASLYKMEILKSLEFDDLGPKRIEALEREAEEWRAKAEDAVTSIQDITVTYFAQTSKALAGMVKQMEEDKRRFGAAAWASAAPRLEKLRFLLAKESLQHMRSTEMCLNSKKASIKKEFVNLIGRDQSRSADVGSESEQGQEQDSVDRLEFKFYETQLELYNTKFEILKNEEQLLVTQTDTLRRQIRELKEEVVYYDVCEDQEELHSMVHTGLQHTESPAIRQLRRRLQNLEIKRGNICARRAYLRNKKDQCVEAHKQKQLTAEHSSIVFAQHHHVHLKREKRKEEEQRRKQWVDQEREKTLNRLRSFREKRQGQYVLKSRWSPTESSQPLSIISLGPPPSSDGLPSIRPAPKRKTFAVKPEPQDMPIQIHSSPPPPPKNSSTVATTPPPPPPLPPPPPPPPPFSTSCQDKPMALMDQEESNFPAKSTLTQNIGTMDEVLASLQRGQIQLRKAVGPRTPSSITDPRSSLMSAIRQGVMLKKVLPARSDVHSARPDNELERSIKAAMMRMKKVSADSDDDDDDKGDEDGQNGDWDS; this is encoded by the exons ATGAACAACATCGAATGTGAACGCCCTGACAGCCTGGATGAATGGGTGGCGGTCAAAAGTAACATATTCGAAGAAGCCGATGTGTTTAAACTGGGTTTTATCGTCCAGTGGAACGTCATCGAGTGTAGGTTCGCTGTCACCTGCCACAACAGGACATTACAACGGCGGAGGCGCAAAGAAGAATTTGGCGTGACGGGGGAGCATCAAAGCAGCTGGGCCGGACTCTTTTCCGTGAGCGATCTAAAACACATCCATCAGCAGCTGACATGTGTCGGCGATGTGTTGGCGGCTTGCTTTCCCGACTTGTCCGAGTTCGAAGATGGCAGCATTTGGGATGTGCTCTTCCCAAGTCGGAAGTACGCTTCGGACGACGAGTGGAGGGACTCGGACGCGCCATGTCGGAAGCTGGAAAAATATTTCAGCACCGCCATCGACGTTTGCGGGAGGACTATAGTACTCGACACGCTTTTCTCCCAGGATGCGCGTGACGTGGAAGACTACTTTGAGAATCTCCAAGAGTTCAAGAAGAAGAGCATGCACGACGAGATGTCAAGGTCGAAAGGTCACCTGCGGCAG CTGCTGCAAAGTCATGATGGTGCAGACCGGATGGTCACCCTGCTGGCTATCTACGCACAAGAGGATGAGGCCTACCAAGATCTGGTCACTGTGGCCACCACCTTCTTCCAGTATCTGCTGCAGCCTTTTAGAGACATGCGAGAGCTGGCTAGCCTCTACAAAATGGAGATTCTG AAATCGCTGGAGTTTGATGACTTGGGTCCCAAGAGGATTGAAGCTCTGGAGAGAGAGGCGGAGGAGTGGAGGGCCAAAGCGGAAGATGCAGTCACCTCAATTCAGGACATCACAGTCACCTACTTTGCACAGACTTCCAAGGCCCTAGCTG GTATGGTGAAGCAGATGGAGGAGGATAAGCGCCGCTTTGGAGCCGCCGCGTGGGCTTCTGCGGCCCCTCGACTGGAGAAATTGCGCTTCCTACTGGCCAAAGAATCACTGCAGCACATGAGATCAACAGAGATGTGTTTGAACAGCAAGAAAGCCAGCATTAAAAAAGAG TTTGTCAACTTGATTGGCAGAGACCAGAGCCGGTCAGCAGATGTTGGTTCTGAGTCTGAGCAAGGCCAGGAGCAGGACTCTGTTGACCGACTGGAGTTTAAGTTCTACGAAACCCAGTTGGAATTGTACAACACCAAGTTTGAGATTCTGAAAAACGAGGAGCAGCTGCTGGTGACTCAAACGGACACTCTGCGGCGTCAGATTAGAG AACTAAAGGAGGAGGTGGTGTATTATGATGTGTGTGAGGATCAAGAGGAGCTTCATAGCATGGTCCACACAGGACTTCAACACACGGAGTCCCCGGCCATCCGTCAACTTCGAAGACGTCTGCAGAACCTGGAGATCAAGAGGGGCAATATCTGTGCTCGGCGAGCTTACCTGCGCAACAAAAAG gACCAGTGTGTGGAAGCCCACAAGCAGAAGCAGCTTACAGCCGAGCACAGCTCCATAGTCTTTGCCCAGCATCATCACGTCCACTTG AAAAGAGAGAAGAGGAAAGAGGAGGAGCAGAGGAGGAAGCAGTGGGTGGACCAGGAGCGAGAGAAGACTCTGAACAGATTACGATCCTTCAGAGAG AAGCGACAGGGTCAGTATGTCCTGAAGTCCCGGTGGTCCCCCACAGAGTCATCCCAGCCACTTTCCATCATCAGCCTTGGCCCACCTCCCTCCTCTGATGGGCTTCCATCCATCCGCCCTGCACCAAAACGCAAAACATTTGCTGTCAAACCGGAGCCTCAAGACATGCCAATCCAAATTCACTCATCACCGCCACCTCCACCTAAAAACAGCTCGACGGTAGCCACGACACCACCGCCACCTCCACCTCTTCCTCCCCCgccaccaccccctcctccatTCAGCACTTCCTGTCAGGACAAACCAATGGCGCTCATGGACCAAGAAGAATCTAATTTTCCAGCCAAGAGCACTCTCACACAAAATATAG GAACCATGGATGAAGTATTAGCCTCACTGCAACGTGGACAGATCCAGCTTCGAAAGGCTGTCGGACCCAGGACGCCTTCCTCCATCACAGACCCGAGAAGCAGCTTGATGTCGGCCATCCGACAAGGAGTCATGTTGAAAAAG GTGCTGCCGGCTCGCTCCGACGTGCACAGCGCCAGGCCAGACAACGAGCTGGAGCGCAGCATCAAAGCCGCCATGATGAGGATGAAGAAGGTGTCGGCCGACtccgatgacgacgacgacgacaaagGAGATGAGGACGGACAGAATGGAGACTGGGACAGTTGA
- the LOC133152378 gene encoding fibronectin type III and SPRY domain-containing protein 2 gives MDLHEIRGARLDVIAEEAELQELDRDMASPLEKSTGQDNVFTIESEIDSTGNQLQEKVSEMENFAGHLEEIFLTVEENFGRREQHLEHHYTDVLQTISQRYDERAAGLENEKKTKLEALYGQLLACGHALDSSKELIEEAKEVYRSQDNRLFLKEVVPTIKRIEEFAKEEMDLTLTTSLDFETPLADLSDVKSMMDSINIIPAPSAPVINPQMANSATQTSLRVCWSLFSDDTVEFYELYYRPVLQAAPLDSTTAPQVSKLKVKETHCTVRALLPGAQYELWVTATNTTGISPASEKALYLTVPSPPVIKQRQCCSCPGAALIRWESGNPDPVDSYTVELIELKGPDGTDKGVTESVVAVPTCQCLLQLPTGHHYLISVRAVNIGGPSLRSEEISISTTGTFFYLLEETAHPCLSISEDGFTIFYGDEELPISAMALDDNNFTRCVAVLGDLIPVRERHYWEVEVDYRTEYRIGIAYEDTERNSYLGGNTTSWCLRHILSTSRHKYEFLHNGQSPDLRITVNPVRIGLALDYERQTLSFFNVDLEQHLHTFQCQFQRYVQPCFGLDSPGALTIHNGIEAPKYAFIGHP, from the exons ATGGATCTGCATGAGATCAGGGGAGCTAGACTGGATGTGATTGCAGAAGAAGCTGAACTCCAAGAGTTGGACAGAGACATGGCAAGTCCTCTGGAGAAGTCCACTGGACAAGATAATGTGTTTACCATTGAG AGTGAAATCGACAGCACCGGGAATCAATTGCAAGAGAAGGTATCTGAGATGGAGAACTTTGCAGGACACCTGGAAGAAATCTTTCTTACTGTTGAG GAGAATTTTGGCCGGCGTGAGCAACACTTGGAGCATCACTACACCGACGTTCTTCAGACAATATCACAGCGTTATGACGAGCGCGCTGCTGGATTGGAAAACGAGAAGAAGACGAAGTTGGAGGCTCTGTACGGCCAGTTGCTGGCCTGCGGGCATGCCCTGGACTCTTCCAAAGAGCTCATTGAGGAAGCCAAGGAGGTTTACCGCAGCCAGGACAACAGGCTTTTTCTCAAG GAAGTTGTGCCCACCATTAAACG AATTGAGGAGTTTGCCAAAGAAGAGATGGACCTCACGCTGACAACAAGTCTTGATTTTGAAACCCCGCTCGCTGACCTGTCGGATGTCAAAAGCATGATGGACTCCATTAACATCATCCCAG CTCCATCTGCTCCAGTTATCAACCCGCAAATGGCAAACTCAGCCACGCAGACATCTCTGCGTGTGTGCTGGAGTCTGTTCTCTGACGACACAGTGGAGTTCTATGAGCTGTACTACAGACCAGTGCTGCAGGCTGCGCCTCTGGACAGCACCACTGCCCCACAAG TCAGCAAGTTAAAAGTGAAAGAGACCCACTGCACTGTGAGAGCGCTTCTGCCTGGTGCACAATACGAGCTCTGGGTGACAGCCACCAACACAACAGGCATCAGCCCGGCCAGTGAGAAGGCCTTATATCTGACAG TTCCATCACCTCCAGTGATCAAACAGAGGCAGTGCTGCAGTTGTCCAGGGGCTGCTCTCATACGCTGGGAGTCGGGAAACCCCGACCCTGTTGACTCCTATACTGTGGAGCTTATTGAACTGAAAGGGCCTGATGGCACTGACAAAGGAGTCACTGA GTCTGTAGTAGCAGTGCCTACATGTCAATGTCTGCTTCAGCTTCCAACTGGTCACCATTACCTCATCTCTGTGAGAGCAGTCAATATCGGTGGGCCCAGTCTAAGGAGTGAGGAAATAAGCATTTCCACCACCG GCACATTTTTCTATCTCCTCGAGGAGACGGCTCATCCATGCCTCTCCATCTCTGAGGATGGTTTCACTATTTTTTATGGAGATGAAGAGCTGCCAATCAGCGCTATGGCGTTAGATGATAACAATTTCACCAG GTGTGTAGCAGTTCTTGGGGATCTGATCCCAGTACGAGAAAGGCATTACTGGGAAGTGGAGGTGGACTACAGGACGGAGTACAGGATTGGAATTGCATATGAAGACACGGAGAGAAATTCCTACCTGGGAGGCAACACCACCTCCTGGTGTTTGAGACACATCCTCAGTACTTCAAG gCACAAGTATGAGTTTCTGCACAATGGCCAGAGCCCTGACCTGAGGATCACAGTGAACCCAGTCCGAATAGGCTTAGCTTTGGACTATGAGCGCCAAACTCTTTCCTTTTTTAATGTGGATCTGGAACAACACCTGCATACCTTCCAGTGTCAATTTCAGCGTTATGTCCAGCCTTGCTTTGGCCTGGACAGCCCAGGAGCTCTGACCATCCATAATGGCATAGAAGCTCCAAAATATGCTTTCATAGGACATCCTTAA
- the LOC133152380 gene encoding KH homology domain-containing protein 4-like isoform X2 has protein sequence MAGQTPCLTSRWDQPAQSKQRDSGNIAHCDSGVVGTCSSSGSLPLTKPKESVSGGEKPEPQGGVEMAAAMAAKINAMLMAKGKLLTPPPLLTKTPVSVPVPPPTEELVVTEVDINDVPLNCRDLLTKGKTQEEIRLCSGAVVSTRGHFMADVEREKAGGQRPLYLHVQAKTQEQVNKAVARIKEIIAEDMLRVSAASGGQLMPIIPPLTLYPQPPRPIAQTPNSNSTQSHGHRPAAPHPGNFVHTKIFVGLEKSLPSFNVNEKVEGPGGTYLGHIQTETGARVFLRGKGSGYIEQASKRESFEPLYVYISHPNAAGLEAAKQLAESLLETVRAEHTRLKSSYTATSATQPYAAHGFPPNSNYSSQSSWYNYPANGYAGGYSAYPGASGYWSNANGPTSHSNMSTTPPSSQAMVQYPVCPRNPNPYLVEGVGSSNTVDTVGSLRPQTDAGSSNHHDGIEEEQPVSCSQETPAIQEATFPSPVVQDKTIERILMPPPPLPLSAALTSGPLKRTSDMLTQDPGSPPNSAASSDLVENVCEKKPKSVMDASGLVPYGGDSSDEEEERTRSSKTSNS, from the exons ATGGCCGGGCAAACACC GTGTCTAACCAGCCGATGGGATCAACCAGCCCAATCTAAGCAGAGAGACAGTGGCAATATAGCCCATTGTGATTCGGGGGTTGTTGGCACATGTAGTTCAAGCGGTTCACTTCCCCTGACAAagccaaaagaaagtgtatcaGGAGGAGAAAAGCCAGAACCCCAGGGGGGAGTCGAAATGGCTGCCGCCATGGCTGCTAAAATCAATGCCATGTTAATGGCTAAAGGAAAACTTTTGACTCCCCcaccgttgttgacaaag ACCCCCGTGAGTGTGCCCGTGCCGCCCCCCACAGAAGAGCTGGTTGTCACAGAAGTTGACATAAATGATGTGCCATTAAATTGCAGAGACCTTCTCACTAAAGGCAAAACCCAAGAGGAG ATTCGATTGTGTAGTGGGGCAGTTGTGTCAACCAGAGGGCATTTCATGGCTGATGTTGAAAGGGAAAAAGCAGGAGG ACAAAGACCTTTGTATTTGCATGTCCAGGCAAAGACACAGGAGCAAGTCAATA AAGCTGTTGCGAGAATAAAAGAGATCATCGCTGAGGATATGTTGAGGGTCTCCGCTGCTTCCGGAGGACAACTAATGCCCATAATTCCCCCGCTCACCTTGTATCCTCAGCCCCCTCGGCCCATCGCCCAAACACCAAACAGCAACTCAACGCAGAGTCATGGGCATCGGCCAGCAGCTCCGCATCCGGGG AATTTTGTTCACACAAAGATCTTTGTGGGCCTGGAAAAGTCTCTGCCATCATTCAACGTAAATGAAAAGGTCGAAGGCCCCGGGGGAACATATTTAGGTCACATCCAGACAGAAACGGGGGCTCGAGTTTTCCTCAGGGGCAAAGGTTCCGGCTACATTGAGCAGGCATCCAAACGGGAGTCTTTTGAACCGCTTTACGTCTACATCAG CCACCCAAACGCAGCTGGTTTGGAGGCGGCCAAGCAGCTCGCGGAGAGCCTGTTAGAAACT GTGAGAGCCGAGCACACTCGCTTGAAGTCGTCGTACACGGCCACCAGCGCAACTCAAC CATACGCAGCTCATGGATTTCCACCTAATAGCAATTACTCTAGCCAGTCTTCCTGGTATAACTACCCAGCCAATGGGTATGCTGGAGGCTATTCAGCGTACCCGGGAGCCAGTGGTTACTGGAGTAATGCAAATGGTCCCACAAGTCATTCTAACATGTCGACAACCCCTCCATCTTCTCAGGCAATGGTTCAGTATCCGGTGTGTCCACGGAATCCAAATCCGTATCTTGTGGAG GGTGTTGGTAGCAGTAACACAGTGGACACTGTGGGATCTTTACGCCCTCAGACGGATGCAGGAAGTTCAAATCACCATGATGGCATTGAGGAAGAACAG CCTGTCAGCTGCTCTCAGGAGACTCCTGCCATTCAAGAGGCCACATTTCCTTCCCCTGTTGTCCAAGACAAAACAATAGAGAG GATCCTCATgcccccgccgccgctgcctctTTCCGCTGCTCTCACCTCTGGCCCTTTGAAACGAACAAGTGACATGTTGACCCAAGATCCAGGCAGTCCACCCAACAGCGCCGCATCTTCGG ATCttgttgaaaatgtgtgtgAGAAGAAGCCCAAATCGGTGATGGATGCATCAGGGCTGGTGCCCTACGGCGGAGACTCTTCTGACGAGGAAGAAGAGAGGACGCGCAGCAGTAAGACTAGCAACTCATGA
- the LOC133152380 gene encoding KH homology domain-containing protein 4-like isoform X1: MAGQTPCLTSRWDQPAQSKQRDSGNIAHCDSGVVGTCSSSGSLPLTKPKESVSGGEKPEPQGGVEMAAAMAAKINAMLMAKGKLLTPPPLLTKTPVSVPVPPPTEELVVTEVDINDVPLNCRDLLTKGKTQEEIRLCSGAVVSTRGHFMADVEREKAGGQRPLYLHVQAKTQEQVNKAVARIKEIIAEDMLRVSAASGGQLMPIIPPLTLYPQPPRPIAQTPNSNSTQSHGHRPAAPHPGNFVHTKIFVGLEKSLPSFNVNEKVEGPGGTYLGHIQTETGARVFLRGKGSGYIEQASKRESFEPLYVYISHPNAAGLEAAKQLAESLLETVRAEHTRLKSSYTATSATQPYAAHGFPPNSNYSSQSSWYNYPANGYAGGYSAYPGASGYWSNANGPTSHSNMSTTPPSSQAMVQYPVCPRNPNPYLVEGVGSSNTVDTVGSLRPQTDAGSSNHHDGIEEEQAFVQPVSCSQETPAIQEATFPSPVVQDKTIERILMPPPPLPLSAALTSGPLKRTSDMLTQDPGSPPNSAASSDLVENVCEKKPKSVMDASGLVPYGGDSSDEEEERTRSSKTSNS, translated from the exons ATGGCCGGGCAAACACC GTGTCTAACCAGCCGATGGGATCAACCAGCCCAATCTAAGCAGAGAGACAGTGGCAATATAGCCCATTGTGATTCGGGGGTTGTTGGCACATGTAGTTCAAGCGGTTCACTTCCCCTGACAAagccaaaagaaagtgtatcaGGAGGAGAAAAGCCAGAACCCCAGGGGGGAGTCGAAATGGCTGCCGCCATGGCTGCTAAAATCAATGCCATGTTAATGGCTAAAGGAAAACTTTTGACTCCCCcaccgttgttgacaaag ACCCCCGTGAGTGTGCCCGTGCCGCCCCCCACAGAAGAGCTGGTTGTCACAGAAGTTGACATAAATGATGTGCCATTAAATTGCAGAGACCTTCTCACTAAAGGCAAAACCCAAGAGGAG ATTCGATTGTGTAGTGGGGCAGTTGTGTCAACCAGAGGGCATTTCATGGCTGATGTTGAAAGGGAAAAAGCAGGAGG ACAAAGACCTTTGTATTTGCATGTCCAGGCAAAGACACAGGAGCAAGTCAATA AAGCTGTTGCGAGAATAAAAGAGATCATCGCTGAGGATATGTTGAGGGTCTCCGCTGCTTCCGGAGGACAACTAATGCCCATAATTCCCCCGCTCACCTTGTATCCTCAGCCCCCTCGGCCCATCGCCCAAACACCAAACAGCAACTCAACGCAGAGTCATGGGCATCGGCCAGCAGCTCCGCATCCGGGG AATTTTGTTCACACAAAGATCTTTGTGGGCCTGGAAAAGTCTCTGCCATCATTCAACGTAAATGAAAAGGTCGAAGGCCCCGGGGGAACATATTTAGGTCACATCCAGACAGAAACGGGGGCTCGAGTTTTCCTCAGGGGCAAAGGTTCCGGCTACATTGAGCAGGCATCCAAACGGGAGTCTTTTGAACCGCTTTACGTCTACATCAG CCACCCAAACGCAGCTGGTTTGGAGGCGGCCAAGCAGCTCGCGGAGAGCCTGTTAGAAACT GTGAGAGCCGAGCACACTCGCTTGAAGTCGTCGTACACGGCCACCAGCGCAACTCAAC CATACGCAGCTCATGGATTTCCACCTAATAGCAATTACTCTAGCCAGTCTTCCTGGTATAACTACCCAGCCAATGGGTATGCTGGAGGCTATTCAGCGTACCCGGGAGCCAGTGGTTACTGGAGTAATGCAAATGGTCCCACAAGTCATTCTAACATGTCGACAACCCCTCCATCTTCTCAGGCAATGGTTCAGTATCCGGTGTGTCCACGGAATCCAAATCCGTATCTTGTGGAG GGTGTTGGTAGCAGTAACACAGTGGACACTGTGGGATCTTTACGCCCTCAGACGGATGCAGGAAGTTCAAATCACCATGATGGCATTGAGGAAGAACAG GCTTTTGTTCAGCCTGTCAGCTGCTCTCAGGAGACTCCTGCCATTCAAGAGGCCACATTTCCTTCCCCTGTTGTCCAAGACAAAACAATAGAGAG GATCCTCATgcccccgccgccgctgcctctTTCCGCTGCTCTCACCTCTGGCCCTTTGAAACGAACAAGTGACATGTTGACCCAAGATCCAGGCAGTCCACCCAACAGCGCCGCATCTTCGG ATCttgttgaaaatgtgtgtgAGAAGAAGCCCAAATCGGTGATGGATGCATCAGGGCTGGTGCCCTACGGCGGAGACTCTTCTGACGAGGAAGAAGAGAGGACGCGCAGCAGTAAGACTAGCAACTCATGA